In a single window of the Labeo rohita strain BAU-BD-2019 chromosome 23, IGBB_LRoh.1.0, whole genome shotgun sequence genome:
- the zgc:103759 gene encoding U8 snoRNA-decapping enzyme isoform X2 has protein sequence MEQQITREDALTRKGYKHACHIMLYGDSSAKLFGKIPIKHIVLMQMRFDGLLGFPGGLVNPSNETLEAGLSRELHEEVGVAVPVGVDNHVSTCLSSSCPGLITHFYIKKMAESELKELETAAVAKATDHGLEVLGMVRVPLYFLRNGGGLPYFLSHSFISNSRAQLLSALQRCRLLSQGEIEKAVSQAEQMRRTRSGDPH, from the exons ATGGAGCAACAGATCACAAGAGAAGATGCGTTAACACGGAAAGGCTACAAACATGCGTGTCATATTATGCTGTACGGAGACTCCAGTGCCAAACTCTTCGGGAAAATCCCAATCAAACACATAGTACTG ATGCAGATGCGTTTTGATGGCTTGCTGGGTTTCCCAGGGGG ATTGGTGAACCCGTCTAATGAGACGCTGGAGGCGGGGCTTAGCAGAGAACTACACGAGGAGGTGGGCGTGGCTGTGCCTGTGGGCGTGGACAATCATGTGTCCACCTGCCTTTCTTCATCCTGCCCTGGGCTCATCACGCACTTCTACATCAAAAAGATGGCAGAGTCAGAGCTGAAAGAGCTTGAGACAGCAGCTGTAGCTAAAGCCACAGACCATGGTTTAGAG GTGTTAGGTATGGTCAGAGTGCCGCTTTACTTTCTGAGGAATGGAGGTGGTCTCCCCTATTTCCTGTCCCACTCGTTCATCAGTAACTCTCGGGCCCAGCTGCTCTCTGCCCTGCAGCGCTGTAGGCTGCTGTCCCAGGGGGAGATAGAGAAGGCTGTGAGTCAGGCTGAGCAGATGAGACGCACACGCAGTGGTGATCCGCACTGA
- the zgc:103759 gene encoding U8 snoRNA-decapping enzyme isoform X1, protein MEQQITREDALTRKGYKHACHIMLYGDSSAKLFGKIPIKHIVLITVIQMQMRFDGLLGFPGGLVNPSNETLEAGLSRELHEEVGVAVPVGVDNHVSTCLSSSCPGLITHFYIKKMAESELKELETAAVAKATDHGLEVLGMVRVPLYFLRNGGGLPYFLSHSFISNSRAQLLSALQRCRLLSQGEIEKAVSQAEQMRRTRSGDPH, encoded by the exons ATGGAGCAACAGATCACAAGAGAAGATGCGTTAACACGGAAAGGCTACAAACATGCGTGTCATATTATGCTGTACGGAGACTCCAGTGCCAAACTCTTCGGGAAAATCCCAATCAAACACATAGTACTG ATTACTGTCATTCAGATGCAGATGCGTTTTGATGGCTTGCTGGGTTTCCCAGGGGG ATTGGTGAACCCGTCTAATGAGACGCTGGAGGCGGGGCTTAGCAGAGAACTACACGAGGAGGTGGGCGTGGCTGTGCCTGTGGGCGTGGACAATCATGTGTCCACCTGCCTTTCTTCATCCTGCCCTGGGCTCATCACGCACTTCTACATCAAAAAGATGGCAGAGTCAGAGCTGAAAGAGCTTGAGACAGCAGCTGTAGCTAAAGCCACAGACCATGGTTTAGAG GTGTTAGGTATGGTCAGAGTGCCGCTTTACTTTCTGAGGAATGGAGGTGGTCTCCCCTATTTCCTGTCCCACTCGTTCATCAGTAACTCTCGGGCCCAGCTGCTCTCTGCCCTGCAGCGCTGTAGGCTGCTGTCCCAGGGGGAGATAGAGAAGGCTGTGAGTCAGGCTGAGCAGATGAGACGCACACGCAGTGGTGATCCGCACTGA